Genomic window (Propionibacteriaceae bacterium ZF39):
GTTCATCCAGCCCATGTTCCACTTGAACCCGAAGCCAAGACCGCCCTCGTGCACGGGCTTGCTGACACCGGGCCACGAGGTCGATTCCTCGGCGATCGTGACGATGCCGGGTTCGCGCTCATAGAGGTGCTTGTTGACATACCGCAGGAAGTCGACGGCCTCGAGATTCTCGCGCCCGCCATAGGCGTTCGGCACCCAATCGTCCCCGCGCGAATAGTCCAGATAGAGCATGGAGGCGACCGCGTCGACGCGCAGGCCATCGATGTGAAATTCGTGGATCCAATAGAGCGCATTCGACACGAGGAACGACTTCACCTCGTTGCGGCCGAAGTTGAACACGAACGTGCCCCAGTCGGGCTGCTCGCCCTGACGGGGGTCGGCGTGCTCATAGAGGGCGGTGCCGTCGAATCGACCCAGTGCCCAGTCGTCCTTGGGGAAATGCCCCGGGACCCAGTCCATGATCACGCCGATGCCGGCCTGATGGAGACGGTCGACGAGATAGCGGAACTCGTCCGGGGTTCCGTAATTGCTCATGGGCGCGAAATAGCCGGTGACCTGATAGCCCCACGACCCGAGGAACGGATGCTGGGCCAGCGGCAGGAATTCGACGTGGGTGTAGCCCTGCCAACTCGCATATTCGACCAGCTCATCGGCCAGTTCGAGATAGGTCTTTCCGGGGCGCCAGCCGCCGAGGTGGACCTCATAGATCGACATCGGTTCGGCGTGCGGCTGCGACGCCGCGCGGCGGGCGATCCAGTCGTCGTCGTTCCAGGCATAGTTGCTTTCCCAGACGATGGAGGCCGTATCCGGTGCGCCCTGCGCGAACCGGGCCATCGGATCGGCCTTGTCGACCCAGCGTCCGTCGGCCCCGTGGATCTTGTATTTGTAAACGGCTCCCGCGCCGACGTCGGGGACGAAGATGCCCCACACACCCGACCCGGGAATCAGCTCCAGGGGGTGGGATTCGCCGTTCCAGCCGTTGAAGTCACCATAGACGCGCACTTCCCGGGCATTGGGCGCCCAGACCGCGAATCGGGTGCCGGTGACGCTGCGGCCGTCGGCATCGTCCAGGGTCAGCACATGGGACCCGAGTCGCTTCCACAACTCCGTGTCGCCACCGCTGTGGAATCCGTCGAAGTCCCAGCCGTGCAGTCCGCCAGTCATTTCCTGCCTCCGTCGAAGGTGTCGTCAGTTCCGGCCAGGGCGGCCAGAGCAGCAAGGGGGATGGGCAGCCACTCGGGGCGGTGGCGGGCCTCATAGCGGCATTCATAGACCGCCTTGTCGATGAGATAGGCGCGCAGGATCCGCTGCTGATCGGAATCGAGCCCGTCCTCAGAGTATGCCGCGACGAAGGCCTCGCGGGCCCTGCTCACCCACTCCTGGGCGAACGCGGAGTCGGTCTGCTCGTGCCGGATCGCGTACGCCCCCGCGTAGTCGAGCGACCGCAGCATGCCCGCCACGTCGCGCCAGACCGTGTCGGGCGTACGCCGTTCGGCGAAGCTCTTGAGGGGTTCCCCCTCGAAGTCGATGATGCGCCAGCTCCGCGTGGCGGGATCGCGTCCCACCATCAGCACCTGGCCGAGGTGGAAGTCGCCGTGCACGCGCTGCGCGGGATAGTCGAGCGGTTCGAGGACCGAGAGCCGGCTGTCGAGGGCGCCGTGCAGGGCAGAGAGCTGATCGACTTCGGCGACCGCGGTGCCGAGTCTGGTCCGCATGGCAGCGGCCTCCTCGACACCGTCGCGGACCGAGGCCCCGCCCAGACCCAACAGCCCGTCGTGGACTTCCCGGAGAGCCCGGCCCAGAGAGCCGGCGTACGCCGAGAAGTCCTCCCCCCGGCGCAGGCAGTCGAGTGCGAAATCCCAGCCGTCGACAGCGTGGGGGAGTTGTTCGACGAACATGGCCAGGTCGGCTTCGTGGATCGTCCCGTCGCGATCGATCCACGAGGCATCGAGCCAGCCGAACAGCGTGGCGATACGACCGGCCGCCGGCCCACCGCCGAGGGCGCGATGGACCTCGATGTCGAGATTGTCGCCGGCCTCGAGTCGCCGGAAGAACTTGAGCATGGCGACGTCGCCGAACATCAGCGAGGTGTTGCTCTGTTCACCACCGAATCGGCGACCGGGCAGGCCGGGGCGCAGGGCGCTGCCGTCGACCAGGTGGCTTCGGAGGCTGGCACCGTGGCTGACCAGTTCGCGATCGGAGGCCACCAGGTCGAGCAGGACATCGGCGGCATAGGGGTCGGCGGTGGCGTCGTGCACACCGACGGGCCCGAGTCGTGGGTGCTCGGCAATGCCGAGACCCGGCCCGGCGGGATCGGCGGGGGCGCGATAACACAGGGGGACCAGATAGTGGTCCATCGCGTCGGGGTCATCCGCATAGCGCACCTCGGCGATCTCGAGCGAGACCACCGGAAGATCCGGGGTCAGTGCCGGGAGCGCGGTGAGGCCGGTCACGGTCGCCTCGCGATTGCGCCCGGCGAACCAGCGTGCGGCAGGCAGCTTGGCTCCGATGAGTTCGGTGACCCCGGACAGGCGGGACTGATGGTTCGGCATGGTTTCTCCGTCAGTTCGCGGGGGAAGGGGTGTGGTCGGCTTCGGGCTCGGGTGCCGGCGCAGTGTCCGGCAGGTCCGGGTCGTCGGCCATGATGCGGAGCCACCAGAAGCCGTGACCTGCCACCTCGACCTCGAGTTCGTCGGTCTCGATCGGGGCGTGGTCATCGTCACGGAGCAGGTCATAGGGGACCATCCCGGCGAACCTGGCCAGGTTGAGCCGGGTCGTCTGGGGCTCGGCCGACAGATTGTTGATGCACAGGATCGACACGGTGCGGCCCTCGTCATCGGTGTGACTGCGCAGGAACGAGAAGACCTTGTCGTTGTCGCCACCCAGGTCGGTGAACGTGCCGAGACCGAAGACGGGATGGTTGCGCCGGATGACGAGCAACGCGCGCAGCCAGACGAGCAGCGAGCCCGGGTCGAGCATCTGTTGCTCGACATTGACACCGGCCGGCGCATAGCGGGGGTCCTGCACCAGCGGCAGGAAAAAGTCGGCCTCGTCGGCATCCGAGAAACCGGCCCCGGGACCGTCGTGCCACTGCATGGGCGTCCGCACGCCGTCGCGGTCATGCAGCCAGATGTTGTCGCCCATGCCGATCTCGTCGCCGTAATAGAGAACCGGTGAGCCGGGGAGAGCGAGCAGAAGGGCGTGCAACAGGTGGATGCGCCGCAGGTCACCGTCCACGAGGGGAGCCAACCGCCGACGAATGCCCAGGTTGCTCACCATCCGGGGATCGGGGGCGTACTCGGACCACATGTAGTTGCGGTCCTCTTCCGTGACCATTTCGAGGGTCAGCTCGTCGTGATTGCGCAGGAAGGTGCCCCATTGGCAGCCGGGTGGGATTTCGGGTGCTTCGGCCAGGATCGCCGAGATGGATTCGCGGGATTCGCGGCGCAGGCCCATATAGAGCCGGGGCATGACCGGGAAGTGGAATGCCATATGGCATTCGTCGTCGTCGCCGAAATATTCGACGACATCCTGCGGCCACTGATTGGCCTCGCAGAGCAGCACGCGACCGGGGAATTCTTCGTCGACCATGGCCCGCACAGCCTTCAGGATGTCGTGGGTGCCGGGCAGGTTTTCACAATTGGTGCCGTCGGCCTCGATCAGATAGGGCACGGCATCCAGGCGGAACCCGTCGATGCCCAGGTCGAGCCAGAACCGGATGGCATCCATGATCTCGGCCAGCACGGCCGGATTCTCGAAATTCAGGTCGGGCTGGTGGTCGAAGAAGCGATGCCAGTAATACTGCTTCCGGACCGGGTCCCACGTCCAGTTGGACTTCTCGGTGTCGAGAAAGATGATGCGCGCATCCGCGTACGCCGGCGGGTCGCCGGCCACCTTCGGCTGCGTCGCCGTGGCGGGGAGATCATCCTCCGGTACGCCATCAGCCCACACATAGAAATCTCCGTGGGGACCGTCCGGATCAGTCCGGGAACTCTGGAACCAGGGGTGTTGATCGGACGTGTGGTTCATCACGAAGTCGGTGATGATCCGGATGCCGCGTTCGTGGGCGCCCTCCACGAAAGCCCGGAACTCCTCGACTGTGCCGAGCGCCGGGTGCACATCGGTGTAGTCCGAGACGTCGTAGC
Coding sequences:
- a CDS encoding phosphotransferase, which encodes MPNHQSRLSGVTELIGAKLPAARWFAGRNREATVTGLTALPALTPDLPVVSLEIAEVRYADDPDAMDHYLVPLCYRAPADPAGPGLGIAEHPRLGPVGVHDATADPYAADVLLDLVASDRELVSHGASLRSHLVDGSALRPGLPGRRFGGEQSNTSLMFGDVAMLKFFRRLEAGDNLDIEVHRALGGGPAAGRIATLFGWLDASWIDRDGTIHEADLAMFVEQLPHAVDGWDFALDCLRRGEDFSAYAGSLGRALREVHDGLLGLGGASVRDGVEEAAAMRTRLGTAVAEVDQLSALHGALDSRLSVLEPLDYPAQRVHGDFHLGQVLMVGRDPATRSWRIIDFEGEPLKSFAERRTPDTVWRDVAGMLRSLDYAGAYAIRHEQTDSAFAQEWVSRAREAFVAAYSEDGLDSDQQRILRAYLIDKAVYECRYEARHRPEWLPIPLAALAALAGTDDTFDGGRK
- the treS gene encoding maltose alpha-D-glucosyltransferase — translated: MDPDDHEWFKKAVFYEVMVRSFCDSDADGIGDFAGLASKLDYLQWLGVDCLWLPPFFPSPLADGGYDVSDYTDVHPALGTVEEFRAFVEGAHERGIRIITDFVMNHTSDQHPWFQSSRTDPDGPHGDFYVWADGVPEDDLPATATQPKVAGDPPAYADARIIFLDTEKSNWTWDPVRKQYYWHRFFDHQPDLNFENPAVLAEIMDAIRFWLDLGIDGFRLDAVPYLIEADGTNCENLPGTHDILKAVRAMVDEEFPGRVLLCEANQWPQDVVEYFGDDDECHMAFHFPVMPRLYMGLRRESRESISAILAEAPEIPPGCQWGTFLRNHDELTLEMVTEEDRNYMWSEYAPDPRMVSNLGIRRRLAPLVDGDLRRIHLLHALLLALPGSPVLYYGDEIGMGDNIWLHDRDGVRTPMQWHDGPGAGFSDADEADFFLPLVQDPRYAPAGVNVEQQMLDPGSLLVWLRALLVIRRNHPVFGLGTFTDLGGDNDKVFSFLRSHTDDEGRTVSILCINNLSAEPQTTRLNLARFAGMVPYDLLRDDDHAPIETDELEVEVAGHGFWWLRIMADDPDLPDTAPAPEPEADHTPSPAN
- the glgB gene encoding 1,4-alpha-glucan branching protein GlgB; protein product: MTGGLHGWDFDGFHSGGDTELWKRLGSHVLTLDDADGRSVTGTRFAVWAPNAREVRVYGDFNGWNGESHPLELIPGSGVWGIFVPDVGAGAVYKYKIHGADGRWVDKADPMARFAQGAPDTASIVWESNYAWNDDDWIARRAASQPHAEPMSIYEVHLGGWRPGKTYLELADELVEYASWQGYTHVEFLPLAQHPFLGSWGYQVTGYFAPMSNYGTPDEFRYLVDRLHQAGIGVIMDWVPGHFPKDDWALGRFDGTALYEHADPRQGEQPDWGTFVFNFGRNEVKSFLVSNALYWIHEFHIDGLRVDAVASMLYLDYSRGDDWVPNAYGGRENLEAVDFLRYVNKHLYEREPGIVTIAEESTSWPGVSKPVHEGGLGFGFKWNMGWMNDSLTYLAHEPIHRQYHHNQMTFALMYAFSENFVLPISHDEVVHGKGSMINKAPGDDWQKFANLRAYYAFMWAHPGKQLIFMGNEFGQRREFDEIRGLEWWVSDLWGHRGLQLLFRRLNALYRENSPLWQLDSDPRGFRWINADDAGNNVFTFVRFDTEGRALACAVNFAPVPRPDYLVGLPHSGRWVEVLNTDAAEFDGSGEWGNQGEVQAHEIPANGFDHSAEITIPPLAAVWFTFDPTGQPDGDAGMQ